Proteins from one Telopea speciosissima isolate NSW1024214 ecotype Mountain lineage chromosome 1, Tspe_v1, whole genome shotgun sequence genomic window:
- the LOC122660035 gene encoding caffeoylshikimate esterase-like, which translates to MALETGSIRFEEEFILNSRGFKLYTCRWLPGNTEPKALIFLCHGYAMECSISMKGTGIRLAMEGFAVYGIDYEGHGKSDGLEAYIPFFDDLVNDCSSYFTSISEKTENKRKLRFLLGESMGGAVALLLHQNKPDYWDGAVLVAPMCKIADDMKPHPLVLSGLAKLSKIIPKWKIIPTKDIIDLAIKEQERRDEVRSNPLCYKGKPRLKTGSELLRVSLELEKNLYQVSLPFLIVHGGDDKVTDPSISKLLYESAASEDKSFKLYPGMCHALTSGEPVDNINLVFTDIIDWLDHRTTPGTTTSKWETEQKAQFDDPHIHALQGKKMLVDP; encoded by the exons atg GCGCTTGAGACTGGAAGTATCAGATTCGAAGAG GAATTTATATTGAACTCTCGAGGATTTAAACTTTACACATGCAGATGGCTCCCTGGAAATACAGAACCAAAAGCCTTAATCTTTCTCTGTCATG GTTATGCCATGGAGTGCAGCATCTCCATGAAAG GAACTGGAATTCGACTTGCAATGGAAGGTTTTGCagtgtatgggattgattatgAGGGCCATGGGAAATCAGATGGGTTGGAAGCctatatccctttctttgaTGATCTTGTCAATGACTGTTCCAGCTATTTTACGAGCATAAGTG agaagacagagaacaaaagaaaattgagatttctattgggAGAATCAATGGGTGGAGCAGTGGCTCTTCTCTTGCACCAAAACAAGCCAGACTATTGGGATGGTGCAGTCTTGGTTGCTCCCATGTGTAAG ATAGCAGATGATATGAAACCTCATCCATTGGTTCTTAGTGGATTGGCTAAGCTTTCCAAAATCATTCCCAAATGGAAAATCATCCCAACTAAAGATATAATTGATCTCGCCattaaagaacaagaaaggaGAGATGAG GTTCGCTCAAACCCTTTGTGTTACAAGGGAAAGCCACGCCTAAAAACTGGCTCTGAGCTTCTCAGGGTCAGCTTAGAATTGGAAAAGAATCTTTACCAG GTGTCATTACCTTTTCTAATAGTGCACGGAGGCGACGACAAAGTAACGGATCCGTCCATAAGTAAATTGCTATACGAGTCTGCAGCAAGCGAAGACAAGAGCTTCAAGTTGTATCCAGGGATGTGCCATGCCCTAACATcaggtgaacctgttgataacaTCAACCTCGTCTTCACCGACATTATCGACTGGTTGGATCACAGAACAACACCTGGGACGACGACCTCCAAATGGGAAACAGAGCAGAAGGCTCAATTTGATGACCCTCACATTCATGCTCTCCAAGGCAAGAAAATGCTTGTAGACCCTTAA
- the LOC122645955 gene encoding 60S ribosomal protein L35-like isoform X1, with protein sequence MARIKVHELRGKSKTDLLNQLKDLKAELALLRVAKVTGGAPNKLSKIKVVRLSIAQVLTVISQKQKAALREAYKKKKFLPLDLRPKKTRAIRRRLTKHQLSLKTTREEKKERYFPMRKYAIKV encoded by the exons ATGG CGAGGATTAAGGTTCACGAGCTCAGAGGGAAGTCGAAGACAGATCTATTGAACCAGTTGAAAGATCTGAAAGCAGAGCTTGCTCTTCTCCGAGTCGCGAAGGTCACTGGTGGTGCACCTAACAAACTATCCAAGAT CAAGGTGGTTAGGCTGTCAATCGCGCAGGTCTTGACAGTGATCTCGCAGAAGCAAAAAGCGGCTTTGAGGGAAGcctacaagaagaagaagttccTGCCACTTGATCTTCGTCCGAAGAAAACCAGAGCTATTAGAAGACGCCTCACCAAACATCAG TTATCCTTGAAAACAACtcgggaagagaagaaggagaggtaCTTCCCAATGAGAAAGTATGCCATCAAGGTGTAG
- the LOC122645955 gene encoding 60S ribosomal protein L35-like isoform X2: protein MARIKVHELRGKSKTDLLNQLKDLKAELALLRVAKVTGGAPNKLSKIKVVRLSIAQVLTVISQKQKAALREAYKKKKFLPLDLRPKKTRAIRRRLTKHQLSLKTTREEKKERYFPMRKYAIKV from the exons ATGG CGAGGATTAAGGTTCACGAGCTCAGAGGGAAGTCGAAGACAGATCTATTGAACCAGTTGAAAGATCTGAAAGCAGAGCTTGCTCTTCTCCGAGTCGCGAAGGTCACTGGTGGTGCACCTAACAAACTATCCAAGAT CAAGGTGGTTAGGCTGTCAATCGCGCAGGTCTTGACAGTGATCTCGCAGAAGCAAAAAGCGGCTTTGAGGGAAGcctacaagaagaagaagttccTGCCACTTGATCTTCGTCCGAAGAAAACCAGAGCTATTAGAAGACGCCTCACCAAACATCAG TTATCCTTGAAAACAACtcgggaagagaagaaggagaggtaCTTCCCAATGAGAAAGTATGCCATCAAG GTGTAG